One genomic window of Rhodovulum sp. ES.010 includes the following:
- a CDS encoding sulfotransferase: MTRSDLSDTVFVYGALRSGTTLLNLMLNGHPAIHNPGEVDPLLDFIAPDPDHPTGWRYDRARMEGHRLFRALGIALPDGADGLDLFEAMIGALRAKSDKPVLSLTVHRNAGRLKRILPEARILHLLRDPRDVARSAVGMGWAGNSYVAVGGWIETETEWDRAGFDADRVMTLKFEDLLADPEASLDRVARFHGMAYDPAMLDYPRTSTYGPPDPKTAQQWRRKARPREIGLIEARIGPMMTARGYPPEHPRPLPGPAEETLLRAQHRIARWGYNIRRFGLPLFLGRHLARRTGLGALERRLAARQDEIIIRNQK; the protein is encoded by the coding sequence ATGACCCGTTCCGACCTGTCCGACACCGTCTTCGTCTACGGCGCGCTCCGGTCGGGAACCACGCTGCTGAACCTGATGCTGAATGGCCACCCGGCGATCCACAATCCCGGCGAGGTCGACCCGCTGCTCGATTTCATCGCCCCCGACCCGGACCATCCGACCGGATGGCGCTACGATCGGGCACGGATGGAAGGGCACCGGCTGTTCCGGGCCCTCGGCATCGCGCTGCCCGACGGGGCCGACGGGCTGGACCTGTTCGAGGCGATGATCGGGGCGCTGCGGGCGAAGAGCGACAAGCCGGTGCTGTCGCTGACGGTCCACCGCAATGCCGGCCGGCTGAAGCGGATCCTGCCCGAGGCGCGGATCCTGCACCTGCTGCGCGATCCGCGCGATGTCGCCCGCTCGGCCGTGGGCATGGGCTGGGCCGGCAACAGTTATGTCGCCGTGGGCGGCTGGATCGAAACCGAAACGGAGTGGGACCGCGCCGGGTTCGACGCGGACCGCGTCATGACCCTGAAATTCGAGGACCTGCTGGCCGATCCCGAAGCATCGCTCGACCGGGTCGCCCGGTTTCACGGCATGGCCTACGATCCGGCGATGCTGGACTATCCCCGGACCAGCACCTACGGCCCGCCCGACCCGAAGACCGCGCAACAGTGGCGCCGCAAGGCGCGCCCGCGCGAGATCGGCCTGATCGAGGCGCGGATCGGTCCGATGATGACGGCCCGCGGCTATCCGCCCGAGCACCCGCGCCCATTGCCCGGGCCAGCCGAGGAGACGCTGCTCCGGGCCCAGCACCGGATCGCGCGCTGGGGCTACAATATCCGCCGCTTCGGCCTGCCGCTGTTCCTGGGCCGCCACCTCGCCCGGCGGACGGGGCTGGGTGCGCTGGAGCGGCGCCTGGCGGCCCGGCAGGACGAGATCATCATCCGGAACCAGAAATAG
- the xrtD gene encoding VPLPA-CTERM-specific exosortase XrtD, giving the protein MSLTGETRAGTRWPGTLVGGGVFWFVVALLGAAVFFSDGLDALLGAWQLPEYSHGPLIPILSGLLFLRQLKEVPVEPGPKRDRWIGVTVVLAAIAIGALGKLANIADIVAYATIVWVYGILLTSFGWKTGWHFWPPVLHLVYMLPLPDTLYYKLSTWLQFISSELGVWFLRLLSVPVFLEGNIIDLGVYKLHVAEACSGLRYLFPILSFSYIFAVLYRGPIWHKAVLLLSAAPITVLMNAVRIGVAGWVVNQYGVDWVEGFTHFFEGWVIFIICVLILFALARVMLIFQPVKMSLPEALDLDTTGLGAQAARLRFLYPSAAMITVAALMAGAALAWQAVPERGTAEIGRESFVVFPRELGTWRQAGPARTLEASVARALKADDYRSVSLTAPDQAAPVDLFMAWYADQSQGGVHSPEVCLPGSGWEIAWLERADMSGTLGTDQPFMANRAIIQKGQSRMVVLYWFQQRERRLAWDLAAKFWLMVDGITTGRTDGAIVRLTTPVRPNETDAEAEARLIDATRALLPPLPRFIPEG; this is encoded by the coding sequence ATGTCTTTGACGGGTGAGACAAGAGCGGGGACTCGGTGGCCGGGCACGCTGGTCGGCGGCGGCGTCTTCTGGTTCGTCGTCGCGCTGCTGGGCGCGGCGGTCTTCTTCTCCGACGGGCTGGATGCACTCCTGGGGGCCTGGCAACTGCCCGAATACAGCCATGGGCCGCTGATCCCGATCCTGTCGGGGCTGCTGTTCCTGCGCCAGCTGAAGGAGGTGCCGGTAGAGCCCGGCCCCAAGCGCGACCGCTGGATCGGGGTGACGGTGGTGCTGGCCGCGATCGCCATCGGCGCGCTGGGAAAGCTCGCCAACATCGCCGACATCGTCGCCTATGCGACGATCGTCTGGGTCTACGGCATCCTGCTGACCAGCTTCGGCTGGAAGACGGGCTGGCATTTCTGGCCGCCGGTGCTGCACCTGGTCTACATGCTGCCGCTGCCCGACACGCTGTACTACAAGCTGTCGACCTGGCTGCAGTTCATTTCGTCCGAGCTCGGCGTGTGGTTCCTCAGGCTGCTGTCGGTGCCGGTCTTCCTGGAAGGCAACATCATCGATCTCGGGGTCTACAAGCTGCACGTCGCCGAGGCCTGCTCGGGGCTGCGCTACCTGTTCCCGATCCTGTCGTTCAGCTACATCTTCGCGGTGCTCTACCGCGGACCGATATGGCACAAGGCGGTGCTGCTGCTCTCGGCGGCTCCGATCACGGTGCTGATGAACGCGGTGCGGATCGGGGTCGCGGGCTGGGTGGTCAACCAGTACGGCGTCGACTGGGTCGAGGGGTTCACCCATTTCTTCGAGGGATGGGTGATCTTCATCATCTGCGTGCTGATCCTGTTCGCGCTGGCCCGGGTCATGCTGATCTTCCAGCCGGTGAAGATGAGCCTGCCCGAGGCGCTCGATCTGGACACCACCGGCCTGGGCGCGCAGGCCGCGCGGCTCCGGTTCCTTTACCCGTCGGCCGCGATGATCACCGTGGCGGCGCTGATGGCGGGCGCGGCGCTGGCCTGGCAGGCGGTTCCCGAGCGCGGAACCGCCGAGATCGGCCGCGAGAGCTTCGTGGTGTTCCCGCGCGAACTGGGAACCTGGCGCCAGGCCGGGCCGGCACGCACCCTCGAGGCCAGCGTCGCCCGCGCGCTCAAGGCCGACGATTACCGCTCGGTCAGCCTGACTGCCCCGGACCAGGCCGCGCCGGTCGACCTGTTCATGGCCTGGTATGCCGACCAGAGCCAGGGCGGCGTGCATTCGCCGGAGGTCTGCCTGCCCGGCTCGGGCTGGGAGATCGCCTGGCTCGAACGCGCCGACATGTCCGGCACGCTCGGCACCGACCAGCCGTTCATGGCCAACCGGGCGATCATCCAGAAGGGCCAGTCGCGGATGGTGGTCCTGTACTGGTTCCAGCAGCGCGAGCGGCGCCTCGCCTGGGACCTGGCGGCCAAGTTCTGGCTGATGGTCGACGGCATCACCACCGGGCGCACCGACGGGGCGATCGTGCGCCTGACCACGCCGGTGCGGCCGAACGAGACCGATGCCGAGGCCGAGGCCCGGCTGATCGACGCCACGCGCGCGCTTCTGCCGCCGCTGCCCCGCTTCATCCCAGAGGGCTGA
- a CDS encoding glycosyltransferase family 2 protein — translation MVPSEPPATGAAPGGTDGPRLNWSACIATLNRHDVLMVALAHLLRQSRPPAEIVVVDASDDWEAGRARAEALMRDRPGIRLDYITSPVRSSATQRNLAIGRAASDVVLMMDDDSFLHDDCAERLMEIYEADAAGEVAGIGATLVEDNPAAAASGEAPALGRKDTGRVALDRLARRALETRLGRWANRELLYQRADKLFMCYDEPRTRRVPAAVAHLDVAPAAFMPGSGMSMRRAIALKEPFDSALRYYAAFEDLDVAYRVAKHGSVLSARAARLHHFEAASGRIKRQKVITFQLLNMAVFLKRNAATPDAFLSAYRVMLWRRLLAEVLKDGLSRRWRFPQVAGVLTAMRHWREVWARDAAQIDAWYPDFQKRILDDIR, via the coding sequence ATGGTGCCATCCGAGCCGCCCGCCACGGGCGCCGCGCCCGGTGGCACGGACGGGCCGCGGCTGAACTGGAGCGCCTGCATCGCCACGCTGAACCGGCACGACGTGCTGATGGTGGCGCTCGCCCATCTGCTGCGCCAGTCCCGGCCGCCGGCCGAGATCGTCGTCGTCGATGCCTCCGACGACTGGGAGGCGGGCCGCGCGCGGGCCGAGGCGCTGATGCGGGACCGGCCCGGGATCCGGCTCGACTACATCACCAGCCCGGTCCGGTCCTCGGCGACTCAGCGCAACCTGGCGATCGGCCGGGCGGCGTCGGACGTGGTGCTGATGATGGACGACGATTCCTTCCTGCATGACGATTGCGCCGAGCGGCTGATGGAGATCTACGAGGCCGACGCCGCGGGCGAGGTCGCGGGCATCGGGGCGACGCTGGTGGAAGACAACCCTGCCGCCGCCGCGTCCGGCGAGGCCCCGGCGCTGGGGCGCAAGGACACCGGCCGGGTCGCGCTCGACAGGCTGGCGCGGCGGGCGCTGGAGACGCGGCTCGGCCGCTGGGCCAATCGCGAACTGCTCTACCAGCGCGCCGACAAGCTGTTCATGTGCTACGACGAACCCCGAACGCGCCGCGTGCCCGCCGCCGTCGCGCATCTGGACGTGGCCCCGGCCGCGTTCATGCCCGGCTCGGGGATGAGCATGCGGCGCGCGATCGCCCTGAAGGAGCCGTTCGATTCGGCGTTGCGCTACTACGCCGCCTTCGAGGACCTGGACGTGGCCTACCGGGTTGCGAAACACGGCAGCGTGCTGTCCGCCCGCGCCGCACGGCTGCACCATTTCGAGGCCGCCTCGGGCCGGATCAAGCGCCAGAAGGTGATCACCTTCCAGCTTCTGAACATGGCGGTGTTCCTCAAGCGCAACGCCGCCACGCCCGATGCATTCCTGTCCGCCTACCGGGTGATGCTCTGGCGGCGCCTGCTCGCGGAGGTCCTCAAGGACGGGCTGTCGCGGCGCTGGCGGTTCCCGCAGGTCGCGGGCGTGCTGACCGCGATGCGCCACTGGCGCGAGGTCTGGGCCCGGGATGCCGCCCAGATCGACGCCTGGTATCCGGACTTCCAGAAACGCATTCTCGACGACATAAGGTAG
- a CDS encoding WecB/TagA/CpsF family glycosyltransferase, whose amino-acid sequence MTIDWQSLTWSETDTDATIRVNVASPEALLADLGARIAAGRGFSVATLNLDHVVKLRRLPRFRAAYAAHSHVTADGNPIVWILRLAGDRVRLTPGSELVGPVAALAARAGVPVGLFGATGESLRGAAAALEARHPGLRVAARIAPPMGFDPEEAEADRLIAELAASGARVVFLALGAPKQEILAARIARAHPGMGILSIGAGLDFLSGAQNRAPAPVRALALEWVWRLAQDPGRLWRRYRDCFAILPGLTVAALRLRGAGRAGPR is encoded by the coding sequence GTGACGATCGACTGGCAGAGCCTGACCTGGAGCGAGACGGATACCGACGCGACGATCCGCGTGAACGTCGCGTCGCCAGAGGCGCTGCTCGCCGATCTCGGCGCGCGGATCGCGGCCGGCCGGGGGTTCTCGGTGGCCACGCTGAACCTCGACCACGTCGTCAAGCTGCGCCGGCTGCCAAGGTTCCGGGCCGCCTATGCCGCCCACAGCCACGTGACGGCCGACGGCAACCCGATCGTCTGGATCCTGCGGCTGGCCGGTGACCGGGTGCGGCTGACGCCGGGATCGGAACTGGTCGGGCCGGTGGCCGCCCTGGCCGCCCGGGCCGGCGTACCGGTGGGCCTGTTCGGCGCGACCGGCGAGTCGCTCCGGGGCGCGGCCGCGGCGCTGGAGGCACGCCATCCGGGGCTGAGGGTCGCCGCGCGGATCGCCCCGCCGATGGGGTTCGATCCCGAGGAGGCCGAGGCCGACCGGCTGATCGCCGAACTCGCCGCCAGCGGCGCCCGGGTCGTGTTCCTCGCGCTCGGCGCGCCCAAGCAGGAGATCCTGGCGGCCCGGATCGCGCGCGCCCATCCCGGCATGGGGATCTTGTCGATCGGGGCCGGGCTCGATTTCCTGTCCGGCGCGCAGAACCGGGCCCCGGCCCCGGTTCGGGCGCTGGCGCTGGAATGGGTCTGGCGGCTGGCGCAGGACCCCGGGCGGCTTTGGCGCCGGTACAGGGACTGTTTCGCGATCCTGCCGGGGCTGACCGTGGCGGCGCTCCGGCTGCGCGGCGCAGGCCGGGCGGGGCCGCGATGA
- a CDS encoding O-antigen ligase — MIPPLFVLALWPPVVAVLFARLKPAQAVVWSILAGYLLLPEKEGFNFPLFPLIDKHVIPSLAALTCAAAVAGTAMRDPRQGVRPGWLPRSPLALLCITGLVAGTLATVLTNGDALVYGGRVVVGLHPTKAPSMLVEAMLALIPFFLARRFLGRPEAHRFLLVALATAALGYSLLALYEVRMSPQLNVKIYGYFQHIWNQHVRGDGFRPLVFLEHGLWLSLFFSGAVLAALGLYRAGSGRGRFLWLAAAGWLFMTLVLSKSLGALAVTVVLAPVILFLGMRTQLLAASVIAAIVITYPMLRGAGLVPIGPVVSLAEQIDPGRAASLETRLQNEEALLAKANQRPVFGWGRWGGRNRVYDESGHDITVTDGHWVITIGASGWIGYLCKFGLLAGAIIVLWLRSRRYEIDPVTAALAVVLAGNLIDLLPNAGLTPLTWLMAGALYGRVEYGRIGKTAEAPAEAGRQGPRLSRFGPGTQPDAAPPALPQRAPGPVYARHRHGPRQRRVSHVK, encoded by the coding sequence ATGATCCCGCCGCTTTTCGTCCTGGCCCTGTGGCCGCCGGTGGTGGCCGTGCTGTTCGCCCGGCTGAAACCGGCGCAGGCGGTCGTCTGGTCGATCCTGGCGGGTTACCTGCTCCTGCCCGAGAAGGAAGGCTTCAACTTTCCGCTGTTTCCGCTGATCGACAAGCATGTCATCCCCTCGCTCGCGGCCCTGACCTGCGCGGCGGCGGTGGCCGGGACCGCGATGCGCGACCCCCGGCAGGGCGTGCGGCCGGGCTGGCTGCCCCGGTCGCCCCTGGCGCTGTTGTGCATCACCGGCCTGGTGGCGGGCACCCTGGCCACGGTGCTCACGAATGGCGATGCGCTCGTCTACGGCGGAAGGGTCGTCGTGGGGCTGCACCCCACGAAGGCGCCCTCCATGCTCGTGGAAGCGATGCTGGCGCTGATCCCCTTCTTCCTGGCCCGGCGGTTCCTGGGCCGGCCCGAGGCGCATCGCTTCCTGCTGGTGGCGCTGGCGACGGCTGCGCTCGGCTATTCGCTGCTCGCGCTCTACGAGGTGCGGATGTCGCCGCAGCTCAATGTCAAGATCTACGGCTATTTCCAGCACATATGGAACCAGCATGTGCGCGGCGACGGGTTCCGGCCGCTCGTTTTCCTGGAACACGGGCTCTGGCTGTCGCTGTTCTTCTCGGGCGCGGTGCTGGCCGCCCTGGGGCTCTACCGCGCCGGCAGCGGCCGCGGGCGGTTCCTCTGGCTCGCCGCGGCGGGCTGGCTGTTCATGACCCTGGTGCTGAGCAAGTCGCTGGGCGCCCTGGCGGTGACGGTGGTCCTTGCCCCGGTGATCCTGTTCCTGGGCATGCGCACGCAGTTGCTGGCGGCCTCGGTCATCGCCGCAATCGTGATCACCTATCCGATGCTTCGCGGGGCGGGGCTGGTCCCGATCGGCCCGGTGGTGAGCCTGGCCGAACAGATCGATCCCGGCCGGGCGGCGTCGCTGGAGACCCGGCTGCAGAACGAGGAGGCGCTGCTTGCGAAGGCGAACCAGCGGCCGGTCTTCGGCTGGGGCAGATGGGGGGGGCGCAACCGGGTCTACGACGAGTCCGGGCACGATATCACCGTCACCGACGGGCACTGGGTCATCACCATCGGCGCTTCGGGCTGGATCGGCTATCTGTGCAAGTTCGGATTGCTGGCCGGGGCGATCATCGTGCTGTGGCTCCGGTCGCGCCGCTACGAGATCGATCCCGTCACCGCGGCGCTGGCGGTGGTGCTGGCGGGCAACCTGATCGACCTGCTTCCCAATGCCGGCCTGACCCCGCTGACCTGGCTGATGGCCGGCGCCCTTTACGGCAGGGTCGAATACGGCCGTATCGGCAAGACGGCGGAGGCCCCCGCCGAGGCCGGCCGCCAGGGCCCGCGGCTCAGCCGGTTCGGCCCCGGAACGCAGCCCGACGCGGCGCCCCCGGCCCTGCCGCAGCGCGCCCCGGGGCCGGTCTATGCGCGCCACCGGCACGGGCCGCGGCAACGGAGGGTCTCTCATGTCAAGTGA
- a CDS encoding glycosyltransferase, with the protein MSSDTAFAAPPAEVAVIVVNHGTAELAIAAVESVLARDHGGRAVELHLVDNASPDDDADRLAAAHAERGWGARVVLHLESENHGFGRGNNLVLEQLAARRTPPDKVFLLNPDARLENEALDLLAGVLDARPKAAFAGSAIVTPGGDRVAAAFRFPSPLGEFVRQVNFGPVARLMANRVASLPPDLPESRVDWVSGAAVMARFEALRALDFFEPAYFLYYEEVDLMHRAARAGWESWYVPEALVVHAEGVSTGMKRGLCNRPRRPAYWYRSWRTYFRGNYGAAGVRLAALAWLSGALADHGLSRLRGRQPSVPRHFFGDFWALIGRPLLGLREGRT; encoded by the coding sequence ATGTCAAGTGACACGGCGTTCGCGGCGCCGCCCGCCGAGGTCGCGGTGATCGTGGTGAACCACGGCACCGCCGAGCTGGCCATCGCCGCGGTGGAAAGCGTGCTGGCGCGCGACCATGGCGGGCGCGCGGTCGAGCTGCACCTGGTCGACAACGCCTCGCCGGACGACGATGCGGACAGGCTGGCCGCCGCCCATGCGGAACGCGGCTGGGGCGCGCGGGTCGTGCTGCATCTCGAATCCGAGAATCACGGCTTCGGCCGGGGCAACAACCTGGTGCTGGAGCAGCTCGCGGCCCGCCGGACCCCGCCCGACAAGGTGTTTCTGCTGAACCCCGATGCGCGGCTCGAGAACGAGGCGCTGGACCTTCTCGCCGGGGTGCTCGACGCCCGTCCAAAGGCCGCCTTCGCCGGGTCCGCGATCGTGACCCCGGGGGGCGACCGGGTCGCCGCGGCGTTCCGGTTTCCAAGCCCCCTGGGCGAATTCGTCCGCCAGGTCAATTTCGGCCCGGTCGCCCGGCTGATGGCGAACCGCGTCGCCTCGCTGCCGCCCGACCTGCCCGAAAGCCGGGTCGACTGGGTGTCGGGCGCGGCGGTGATGGCGCGGTTCGAGGCGCTCCGCGCGCTGGATTTCTTCGAGCCGGCCTATTTCCTGTATTACGAAGAGGTCGACCTGATGCACCGCGCCGCCCGCGCGGGCTGGGAAAGTTGGTATGTGCCCGAAGCGCTGGTGGTCCATGCCGAGGGCGTGTCGACGGGGATGAAGCGGGGGCTATGCAACCGGCCGCGCCGGCCGGCCTACTGGTATCGGTCCTGGCGCACCTATTTCCGGGGCAATTACGGCGCGGCCGGTGTGCGACTGGCGGCTCTTGCCTGGCTTTCGGGAGCGCTGGCCGATCACGGCCTGTCGCGCTTGCGGGGGCGCCAGCCCTCGGTGCCGCGCCACTTCTTCGGCGATTTCTGGGCGCTGATCGGCCGGCCGCTCCTGGGGCTGAGAGAGGGACGGACGTGA
- a CDS encoding glycosyltransferase codes for MTGAPADATLARDDTAAVIIGRNEGARLIACLASVAGRARRLVYVDSGSTDGSVAAARAAGAEVVELDMSVPFTAARARNAGVAALGAAPALAYVQFVDGDCEVTAGWIAAAQRFLDSHPEVAAVTGQIRERHPEATFWNRLIVEEWKGEPGPVKACGGNAMMRLAAFRAAGGFDPGIIAGEEPELCVRLRMAGWKIWRLADEMVLHDVAMTRFGQWWQRCRRAGYTYAEGVAMHGRPPERLHVARLRRTLLWGLALPLAALAGLAVTPWAALLLAAWPLQIARLAARGMWPPAAAFLMLAKFAELHGAATWAWRRLRRGPARLLEYK; via the coding sequence GTGACCGGCGCCCCGGCGGACGCGACCCTGGCCCGAGATGACACCGCGGCGGTGATCATCGGGCGGAACGAGGGAGCGCGGCTGATCGCCTGTCTCGCCTCGGTCGCCGGCCGGGCGCGCCGGCTGGTCTATGTCGATTCCGGCTCGACCGATGGCAGCGTCGCCGCCGCCCGTGCGGCGGGCGCAGAGGTGGTCGAACTGGACATGTCGGTGCCGTTCACGGCGGCGCGGGCGCGCAATGCCGGCGTCGCCGCCCTCGGCGCGGCACCGGCGCTGGCCTATGTGCAATTCGTCGACGGCGACTGCGAGGTGACAGCCGGCTGGATCGCGGCCGCGCAACGGTTTCTCGACAGCCACCCGGAGGTCGCCGCGGTGACGGGCCAGATACGCGAGCGCCACCCCGAGGCGACCTTCTGGAACCGGCTGATCGTCGAGGAATGGAAGGGCGAGCCGGGCCCGGTGAAGGCCTGCGGCGGCAACGCGATGATGCGCCTGGCCGCCTTCCGCGCGGCGGGCGGGTTCGATCCCGGCATCATCGCCGGCGAAGAGCCCGAGCTGTGCGTGCGGCTGCGCATGGCGGGCTGGAAGATCTGGCGGCTCGCCGACGAGATGGTGCTGCACGACGTGGCGATGACCCGGTTCGGGCAATGGTGGCAGCGCTGCCGGCGGGCGGGCTATACCTATGCGGAAGGGGTCGCCATGCACGGGCGCCCGCCGGAACGGCTGCACGTGGCACGGCTGCGCCGCACGCTGCTCTGGGGCCTGGCGCTGCCGCTGGCGGCGCTCGCCGGGCTGGCGGTCACGCCCTGGGCGGCGCTGCTGCTCGCCGCCTGGCCGCTGCAGATCGCGCGGCTGGCGGCGCGCGGCATGTGGCCTCCGGCGGCGGCCTTCCTGATGCTGGCCAAGTTCGCCGAACTGCACGGCGCCGCGACCTGGGCCTGGCGGCGGCTGCGCCGCGGCCCGGCCCGCCTGCTCGAGTACAAGTGA
- a CDS encoding replication initiator protein A: protein MRDGQVRSGGTPAALGDFFVCDFLAPSPKHDIAAMEHPLFSLSTRPDRRVLDYDHNGIRVTVTPSVKGRATTFDADILIFCISQLMAALNAGRETSRHLTLTAYDLLTATNRETSGDGYRRLRDAFERLAGTRITTNIVTGDVETTTGFGLIESWQIVRRTRAGRMVSVRVTLSEWLYRAVLSRSVLTLDRGYFRLRKPLERRLYELCRKHCGRQPEWRVSVTTLALKTGSASPKRVFRAMLREIIGRDPLPEYHLVEEPGDLIRVSLRDAVVEPGQAPVLSPEVLEEARRLAPGADVYALEAEWRAFWARTGRTPLRAPDRAFLGWLAKRRET from the coding sequence ATGCGGGACGGGCAGGTACGATCGGGCGGGACACCCGCCGCGTTGGGCGACTTCTTCGTCTGCGACTTTCTTGCGCCCAGTCCCAAGCATGACATCGCGGCGATGGAACATCCGCTGTTCTCGCTCTCGACCCGGCCGGACCGCCGCGTTCTGGATTACGACCACAACGGCATCCGCGTCACCGTCACGCCCAGCGTCAAGGGCCGAGCGACGACCTTCGACGCCGATATCCTGATCTTCTGCATCAGCCAGCTTATGGCGGCGCTGAACGCCGGGCGCGAGACTTCGCGCCACCTGACGCTGACCGCCTACGACCTCCTGACCGCGACCAACCGCGAAACCAGCGGCGACGGCTACCGGCGGTTGCGCGATGCCTTCGAGCGGCTGGCCGGCACCCGGATCACCACCAATATCGTGACCGGCGATGTCGAGACCACGACGGGCTTCGGGCTGATCGAGAGCTGGCAGATCGTGCGCCGGACCCGCGCCGGACGCATGGTCAGCGTACGGGTTACGCTGTCGGAATGGCTGTACCGCGCGGTGCTGTCGCGCAGCGTGCTGACCCTCGACAGGGGATATTTCCGCCTGAGAAAACCGCTGGAGCGGCGCCTTTACGAACTGTGCCGCAAGCATTGCGGGCGCCAGCCCGAATGGCGTGTGTCGGTGACCACGCTGGCGCTCAAGACCGGCTCGGCAAGCCCGAAACGCGTGTTCCGCGCGATGCTGCGCGAGATCATCGGCCGCGATCCGCTGCCCGAGTACCACCTGGTCGAGGAGCCGGGCGACCTGATCCGCGTCTCCCTGCGCGATGCGGTGGTCGAGCCCGGACAGGCGCCCGTGCTGTCGCCCGAGGTGCTCGAGGAGGCCCGGCGCCTTGCCCCCGGTGCCGATGTCTACGCGCTGGAGGCGGAATGGCGGGCTTTCTGGGCGCGGACCGGTCGGACGCCGCTGCGGGCGCCCGACCGGGCCTTTCTGGGCTGGCTCGCCAAGCGCCGGGAGACCTGA
- a CDS encoding AAA family ATPase, translating into MLKKKRDMEDRAVTQDLPPYFNIAPDGAMTTLGAPVGTAQFASVAESCRRGRADLAARGLDATGERRLRLFSTWEITRYLIPVAPAHFRRVLRQNPDLPQGRSETEGGAKWFSLDEVLRLRAHFGAEGSKAKGYLPYRPEGLPAKIVAVANFKGGVGKTSTAAHLAMSAALDGYRVLVIDLDSQGSMTSIFGGQIADEWDTAFPLLARHYATTLRADNQRRLDRGEAPLPLDDTLGEALKVTAQDVIGRTHWPNIDLIGAQLNLYWAEFQIPVWRMQSRGWRLWDALTDILAEDGVLDAYDLVFLDTPPALGYLTINGLAAADILLVPFGASFLEFDSTGRFFDMLHATFASIEEGENVAARALGREELQFEWDAVRAVMTRYDAAQQAEMAGLIQAYMGPVLSPHRQDFTALIGQAGEQVNGIYEADYRDFNRETYARGRAAFDATYAAFKTLLYGIWRREELARAEAAE; encoded by the coding sequence ATGCTTAAAAAAAAGCGTGACATGGAGGATCGAGCGGTGACACAGGACCTGCCTCCCTATTTCAACATTGCTCCGGACGGGGCCATGACGACGCTCGGGGCCCCCGTGGGCACGGCACAATTCGCCAGCGTGGCGGAATCCTGTCGCCGGGGGCGGGCGGATCTCGCGGCGCGGGGGCTGGACGCAACCGGGGAACGGCGGTTGCGCCTGTTCTCCACCTGGGAGATCACCCGCTACCTGATCCCGGTGGCGCCGGCCCATTTCCGCCGGGTGCTGCGGCAGAACCCGGACCTGCCCCAGGGACGCTCCGAAACAGAGGGCGGCGCGAAGTGGTTCTCGCTGGACGAAGTGCTGCGGCTGCGGGCGCATTTCGGGGCGGAAGGTTCCAAGGCCAAGGGCTACCTGCCCTACCGGCCCGAGGGCCTGCCTGCCAAGATCGTCGCGGTGGCGAATTTCAAGGGCGGGGTCGGCAAGACCTCGACGGCGGCGCACCTGGCGATGTCCGCCGCGCTCGACGGCTACCGGGTGCTGGTGATCGACCTCGACAGCCAAGGGTCGATGACCTCGATCTTCGGCGGGCAGATCGCCGACGAATGGGACACCGCCTTCCCGCTGCTTGCGCGCCACTACGCCACCACGCTCCGGGCCGACAACCAGCGGCGCCTCGACCGGGGCGAGGCGCCGCTGCCGCTGGACGACACCCTGGGCGAGGCACTGAAGGTCACGGCACAGGACGTGATCGGCCGCACCCATTGGCCGAATATCGACCTGATCGGGGCGCAGCTGAACCTCTACTGGGCGGAATTCCAGATTCCGGTCTGGCGGATGCAGTCGCGCGGCTGGCGGCTGTGGGACGCGCTGACCGACATCCTGGCCGAGGACGGGGTGCTGGACGCCTACGACCTCGTCTTCCTCGATACCCCCCCGGCGCTCGGCTATCTCACGATCAACGGGCTGGCGGCGGCCGACATCCTGCTGGTGCCCTTCGGCGCGTCGTTCCTGGAATTCGACTCCACGGGGCGGTTCTTCGACATGCTGCACGCCACCTTCGCCTCGATCGAGGAGGGCGAGAACGTCGCCGCCCGCGCGCTGGGGCGCGAGGAGCTGCAGTTCGAATGGGACGCAGTGCGCGCGGTGATGACCCGCTACGACGCCGCCCAGCAGGCCGAGATGGCGGGGCTGATCCAGGCCTATATGGGCCCGGTGCTCTCGCCCCACAGGCAGGATTTCACCGCGCTGATCGGCCAGGCGGGGGAGCAGGTGAACGGCATCTACGAGGCCGATTACCGCGATTTCAACCGCGAGACCTATGCCCGCGGCCGCGCCGCCTTCGACGCGACCTACGCCGCGTTCAAGACCCTGCTCTACGGCATCTGGCGGCGCGAGGAACTGGCCCGGGCGGAAGCCGCCGAATGA